The following proteins are co-located in the Vigna angularis cultivar LongXiaoDou No.4 chromosome 2, ASM1680809v1, whole genome shotgun sequence genome:
- the LOC108329544 gene encoding peptidyl serine alpha-galactosyltransferase isoform X1, with amino-acid sequence MEKFSIWFSLVILGLTICSMERVEPAQKAPWRIQTLFSVECNNYFDWQTVGLMHSFRKAKQPGHITRLLSCTEEQKKTYRGMHLAPTFEVPSMNYHPTTGDWYPALNRPAGVLHWLKYSKDAENIDWVIILDADMIIRGRIVPWKLAAEKGRPVAASYGYLRGCYNILAQLHTKHPELCDRVGGLLAMHIDDLRSLAPIWLSKTEEVRQDRAHWRVNITGDIYEKGWISEMYGYSFGAAEVGLHHKINDNLMIYPGYAPREGVEPILLHYGLPFRVGNWSFSKADHDKDEIVYSCDQLFPQPPYPREVMQLEIDPNLRRGLFLSIECINILNEALLIHHAANGCPKPAWSKYLNFLKSRAFAELTKPKIVTPATLQLMEDTVQKHIDHDDTRPYPKIHTVFSTECTPYFDWQTVGLMHSFRLSGQPGNISRLLSCSDADLKLYKGHNLAPTHYVPSMSQHPLTGDWYPAINKPAAVLHWLNHANIEAEFIVILDADMIMRGPITPWEFKAARGKPVSTPYDYLIACDNELAKLHTSHPEACDKVGGVIIMHIDDLRKFALLWLHKTEEVRADRAHYARNITGDIYESGWISEMYGYSFGAAELKLRHTTNREIMIYPGYVPEPGIKYRVFHYGLEFKVGNWSFDKADWREVDMVTRCWAKFPEPPDPSTLDHNDEENLQRDFLSIECVKTLNEALRLHHEKMNCHKDGSISELKEEREISRKLGNFSENFDSKENLKSRNYSEEIVSVKDGTGIPSSFRVWVLFLCGFSVFGFLIIVFLVHSGHKRKGMKMKHHRTRRRNL; translated from the exons ATGGAGAAATTTTCAATTTGGTTTTCATTGGTGATTCTGGGACTGACCATTTGTAGTATGGAGAGAGTGGAACCAGCTCAGAAAGCTCCTTGGAGGATTCAGACTCTATTCTCTGTGGAGTGTAATAACTACTTTGACTGGCAAACTGTTGGACTCATGCACAGTTTTAGAAAGGCGAAGCAACCGGGTCACATCACGCGTCTTCTCAGTTGCACTGAGGAGCAGAAAAAAACTTACAGAGGGATGCATTTAGCTCCTACATTTGAGGTTCCCTCGATGAACTATCACCCCACAACTGGTGACTG GTACCCTGCATTAAACAGACCTGCTGGGGTTTTACATTGGCTCAAATACAGTAAAGATGCAGAGAATATTGACTGGGTTATTATCCTTGATGCAGACATGATAATCCGAGGCCGAATTGTACCATGGAAACTTGCTGCAGAGAAAGGAAGACCTGTTGCAGCATCTTATGG GTATTTAAGAGGTTGTTACAATATATTGGCTCAACTGCACACAAAACACCCAGAACTTTGTGACAGAGTAGGTGGACTTTTGGCAATGCATATAGACGACCTGCGATCTTTGGCACCTATCTGGCTTTCAAAAACAGAGGAAGTACGGCAAGATAGGGCTCACTGGCGAGTAAACATAACGGGTGACATATACGAGAAAGGATGGATTAGTGAGATGTATGGATACTCTTTTGGTGCAGCAGAA GTTGGGCTCCATCACAAGATCAATGATAACTTGATGATCTACCCAGGTTACGCACCCCGGGAGGGAGTTGAGCCAATTCTTCTCCATTATGGGCTGCCATTTAGGGTAGGAAATTGGTCATTTAGTAAGGCTGACCATGATAAGGATGAGATTGTTTATAGCTGTGACCAGCTCTTTCCTCAACCTCCTTATCCCAGGGAG GTAATGCAGTTGGAAATAGATCCTAATCTACGGAGAGGACTATTTTTAAGTATAGAGTGCATCAACATTCTAAATGAAGCTCTTCTGATACATCATGCTGCTAACGGCTGCCCTAAACCAGCATGGTCTAAATAtctgaactttttaaaaagcAGAGCCTTTGCTGAACTAACTAAACCAAAAATTGTAACTCCTGCTACTCTACAATTGATGGAGGATACAGTACAAAAACATATTGATCATGATGATACCCGGCCATATCCTAAAATCCATACTGTTTTTTCCACTGAATGCACACCATATTTTGACTGGCAGACTGTAGGGCTTATGCATAGCTTCCGTTTAAGTGGACAGCCAGGAAATATATCTAGACTTCTCAGCTGCTCTGATGCAGACTTAAAGCTATATAAAGGCCATAACTTGGCTCCCACCCATTATGTCCCTTCTATGAGTCAGCATCCATTAACAGGCGATTG GTATCCAGCCATTAACAAACCAGCTGCAGTTCTCCACTGGCTCAATCATGCAAATATTGAAGCTGAATTCATAGTGATTCTAGACGCTGATATGATTATGAGAGGCCCCATTACGCCATGGGAATTCAAAGCTGCACGCGGAAAACCTGTTTCAACTCCCTACGA CTACCTTATTGCCTGTGACAATGAGCTTGCAAAGTTGCATACAAGCCATCCCGAGGCTTGTGACAAGGTTGGTGGTGTAATCATCATGCATATAGATGACTTGCGAAAATTTGCTTTACTTTGGCTGCATAAAACTGAGGAGGTTCGGGCTGATAGAGCTCACTATGCCAGAAATATAACAGGAGACATATATGAATCTGGTTGGATCAGCGAGATGTACGGTTACTCATTCGGTGCAGCAGAg TTGAAATTGAGGCATACTACAAACAGAGAGATTATGATATACCCAGGATATGTTCCTGAACCAGGAATCAAATATAGAGTTTTTCACTATGGTTTAGAATTCAAAGTTGGGAATTGGAGTTTTGACAAGGCAGACTGGCGAGAAGTCGACATGGTTACCCGATGCTGGGCCAAGTTTCCAGAGCCACCAGACCCATCAACACTTGATCACAATGATGAGGAAAATTTACAGCGAGATTTTCTCAGTATAGAATGTGTGAAGACACTAAATGAAGCATTGCGCTTGCATCATGAAAAAATGAACTGCCACAAAGATGGTTCCATATCCGAATTAAAAGAGGAAAGAGAAATCTCTAGGAAATTAGGCAATTTCAGTGAAAATTTTGACTCAAAGGAAAATCTTAAGTCAAGAAATTATTCTGAGGAAATTGTTAGTGTTAAAGATGGGACAGGGATACCTAGTTCCTTCAGGGTCTGGGTGTTATTTTTATGTGGATTTTCTGTATTTGGCTTCTTGATCATAGTTTTTTTGGTGCATTCTGgtcataaaagaaaaggaatgaAAATGAAACACCATAGAACCAGGAGAAGAAACTTGTAA
- the LOC108329544 gene encoding peptidyl serine alpha-galactosyltransferase isoform X2 has translation MIIRGRIVPWKLAAEKGRPVAASYGYLRGCYNILAQLHTKHPELCDRVGGLLAMHIDDLRSLAPIWLSKTEEVRQDRAHWRVNITGDIYEKGWISEMYGYSFGAAEVGLHHKINDNLMIYPGYAPREGVEPILLHYGLPFRVGNWSFSKADHDKDEIVYSCDQLFPQPPYPREVMQLEIDPNLRRGLFLSIECINILNEALLIHHAANGCPKPAWSKYLNFLKSRAFAELTKPKIVTPATLQLMEDTVQKHIDHDDTRPYPKIHTVFSTECTPYFDWQTVGLMHSFRLSGQPGNISRLLSCSDADLKLYKGHNLAPTHYVPSMSQHPLTGDWYPAINKPAAVLHWLNHANIEAEFIVILDADMIMRGPITPWEFKAARGKPVSTPYDYLIACDNELAKLHTSHPEACDKVGGVIIMHIDDLRKFALLWLHKTEEVRADRAHYARNITGDIYESGWISEMYGYSFGAAELKLRHTTNREIMIYPGYVPEPGIKYRVFHYGLEFKVGNWSFDKADWREVDMVTRCWAKFPEPPDPSTLDHNDEENLQRDFLSIECVKTLNEALRLHHEKMNCHKDGSISELKEEREISRKLGNFSENFDSKENLKSRNYSEEIVSVKDGTGIPSSFRVWVLFLCGFSVFGFLIIVFLVHSGHKRKGMKMKHHRTRRRNL, from the exons ATGATAATCCGAGGCCGAATTGTACCATGGAAACTTGCTGCAGAGAAAGGAAGACCTGTTGCAGCATCTTATGG GTATTTAAGAGGTTGTTACAATATATTGGCTCAACTGCACACAAAACACCCAGAACTTTGTGACAGAGTAGGTGGACTTTTGGCAATGCATATAGACGACCTGCGATCTTTGGCACCTATCTGGCTTTCAAAAACAGAGGAAGTACGGCAAGATAGGGCTCACTGGCGAGTAAACATAACGGGTGACATATACGAGAAAGGATGGATTAGTGAGATGTATGGATACTCTTTTGGTGCAGCAGAA GTTGGGCTCCATCACAAGATCAATGATAACTTGATGATCTACCCAGGTTACGCACCCCGGGAGGGAGTTGAGCCAATTCTTCTCCATTATGGGCTGCCATTTAGGGTAGGAAATTGGTCATTTAGTAAGGCTGACCATGATAAGGATGAGATTGTTTATAGCTGTGACCAGCTCTTTCCTCAACCTCCTTATCCCAGGGAG GTAATGCAGTTGGAAATAGATCCTAATCTACGGAGAGGACTATTTTTAAGTATAGAGTGCATCAACATTCTAAATGAAGCTCTTCTGATACATCATGCTGCTAACGGCTGCCCTAAACCAGCATGGTCTAAATAtctgaactttttaaaaagcAGAGCCTTTGCTGAACTAACTAAACCAAAAATTGTAACTCCTGCTACTCTACAATTGATGGAGGATACAGTACAAAAACATATTGATCATGATGATACCCGGCCATATCCTAAAATCCATACTGTTTTTTCCACTGAATGCACACCATATTTTGACTGGCAGACTGTAGGGCTTATGCATAGCTTCCGTTTAAGTGGACAGCCAGGAAATATATCTAGACTTCTCAGCTGCTCTGATGCAGACTTAAAGCTATATAAAGGCCATAACTTGGCTCCCACCCATTATGTCCCTTCTATGAGTCAGCATCCATTAACAGGCGATTG GTATCCAGCCATTAACAAACCAGCTGCAGTTCTCCACTGGCTCAATCATGCAAATATTGAAGCTGAATTCATAGTGATTCTAGACGCTGATATGATTATGAGAGGCCCCATTACGCCATGGGAATTCAAAGCTGCACGCGGAAAACCTGTTTCAACTCCCTACGA CTACCTTATTGCCTGTGACAATGAGCTTGCAAAGTTGCATACAAGCCATCCCGAGGCTTGTGACAAGGTTGGTGGTGTAATCATCATGCATATAGATGACTTGCGAAAATTTGCTTTACTTTGGCTGCATAAAACTGAGGAGGTTCGGGCTGATAGAGCTCACTATGCCAGAAATATAACAGGAGACATATATGAATCTGGTTGGATCAGCGAGATGTACGGTTACTCATTCGGTGCAGCAGAg TTGAAATTGAGGCATACTACAAACAGAGAGATTATGATATACCCAGGATATGTTCCTGAACCAGGAATCAAATATAGAGTTTTTCACTATGGTTTAGAATTCAAAGTTGGGAATTGGAGTTTTGACAAGGCAGACTGGCGAGAAGTCGACATGGTTACCCGATGCTGGGCCAAGTTTCCAGAGCCACCAGACCCATCAACACTTGATCACAATGATGAGGAAAATTTACAGCGAGATTTTCTCAGTATAGAATGTGTGAAGACACTAAATGAAGCATTGCGCTTGCATCATGAAAAAATGAACTGCCACAAAGATGGTTCCATATCCGAATTAAAAGAGGAAAGAGAAATCTCTAGGAAATTAGGCAATTTCAGTGAAAATTTTGACTCAAAGGAAAATCTTAAGTCAAGAAATTATTCTGAGGAAATTGTTAGTGTTAAAGATGGGACAGGGATACCTAGTTCCTTCAGGGTCTGGGTGTTATTTTTATGTGGATTTTCTGTATTTGGCTTCTTGATCATAGTTTTTTTGGTGCATTCTGgtcataaaagaaaaggaatgaAAATGAAACACCATAGAACCAGGAGAAGAAACTTGTAA